From Acidobacteriota bacterium, a single genomic window includes:
- the bshC gene encoding bacillithiol biosynthesis cysteine-adding enzyme BshC, with protein MDSLSLPFSQVPKSSKLLLDYMERHENIARYYDGSPFSAETYDRLKQQLLNFHINRKTLVDVLLRQNRGFGAGDKTLQNIQRLSDTETMAVVTGQQIGLFSGPAFTLYKALTAIRLSHSLNARGLKTVPVFWLASEDHDLEEVAQTYTLNDDYEAVHLHDPGQRPAPQSPVGRVKLTESIGGVLDQLESLLPHTGERPQVIADLRAAYYPGATWSQAFAQFLTRLFDHWGVILLDPMDKTVHTLAAPIFQKALQQSEEFRSLLRDRSAELVRTGYHAQVHIAEDSTLLFVEREGNRLPIHGAGGSGKEFFIGDGETASIADLENEILDRPLNFSANVLLRPLVQDTLLPTIAYVAGPSELAYLGQSHVLYPAFGRPMPAIFPRCGFTLVDRRIERWLEKYQVGVEDVWRGRDHLTQRIASTAFSQGWSERFEQTEKDLADVLSRLRKDIEILDPTLLDTLGHAEEKIQYQIEKLKGKLTRSALSRSDVLARHEQALLRAITPEKELQERVVTGAYFLGWAGYGLLERLFDQIPADHSGHFIVSL; from the coding sequence ATGGATAGCCTGTCGCTGCCGTTTTCTCAGGTTCCAAAATCGAGCAAGCTCCTGCTTGATTACATGGAGCGGCACGAGAATATTGCCCGCTACTATGATGGCTCTCCATTTTCTGCTGAAACTTATGACCGCCTGAAGCAGCAGCTCCTTAACTTCCATATTAATCGGAAGACACTTGTTGACGTTTTGCTCAGGCAAAATAGGGGTTTCGGGGCCGGCGACAAAACATTACAGAACATTCAGCGCCTCAGCGATACCGAGACGATGGCGGTGGTCACCGGCCAGCAGATCGGGCTTTTTTCAGGTCCGGCATTCACCCTGTACAAGGCTTTAACGGCCATCCGATTGTCGCATTCACTTAATGCACGAGGACTCAAAACAGTGCCAGTATTCTGGCTGGCCTCCGAAGACCATGACCTGGAAGAAGTGGCGCAGACCTACACACTTAACGACGATTACGAGGCCGTTCATTTACACGATCCGGGGCAGAGGCCTGCACCTCAATCACCTGTCGGTAGAGTGAAATTAACGGAGAGCATTGGTGGGGTGCTTGACCAACTGGAATCTCTGCTCCCGCATACCGGTGAGCGTCCTCAAGTGATTGCAGACCTTCGCGCCGCATACTATCCTGGGGCCACTTGGTCACAAGCATTTGCGCAGTTTCTAACCCGCCTGTTCGACCACTGGGGCGTTATTCTTCTCGACCCGATGGACAAGACGGTCCACACGCTCGCCGCCCCAATATTTCAAAAGGCTTTACAGCAGTCGGAAGAATTTCGGTCTTTGCTCCGGGACCGTTCCGCGGAATTGGTCCGCACAGGCTACCACGCCCAGGTCCACATCGCAGAAGATTCCACCCTCCTCTTTGTCGAGCGCGAGGGAAACCGTTTGCCAATACACGGTGCCGGCGGCAGCGGGAAAGAGTTTTTCATTGGGGACGGCGAGACTGCCTCCATTGCGGATCTGGAAAACGAGATACTGGACAGGCCGCTTAATTTCTCTGCCAATGTCCTGCTTCGACCGCTTGTGCAGGACACGCTGTTGCCAACTATTGCTTACGTTGCCGGACCCTCCGAACTGGCGTATCTAGGCCAGTCACATGTACTCTATCCAGCTTTTGGCCGGCCGATGCCCGCAATCTTTCCTCGGTGTGGCTTCACTCTTGTTGACCGGCGCATTGAGCGCTGGCTGGAGAAATATCAGGTTGGTGTTGAGGACGTCTGGCGCGGCCGGGACCATCTGACTCAGCGTATTGCTTCCACAGCATTTTCGCAAGGCTGGTCCGAACGGTTTGAGCAGACGGAGAAGGACCTGGCGGATGTTTTATCTCGATTGCGAAAAGATATCGAGATTCTCGACCCGACATTGCTGGATACCCTCGGCCACGCAGAAGAGAAGATTCAATATCAGATCGAAAAACTGAAGGGCAAGCTGACGCGTTCGGCGCTTAGCCGTTCAGACGTCCTGGCACGCCACGAACAGGCCCTTCTTCGCGCTATCACGCCCGAAAAGGAATTGCAGGAGCGTGTCGTGACCGGGGCCTACTTCCTGGGTTGGGCCGGTTACGGG
- a CDS encoding dihydrodipicolinate synthase family protein: protein MTSKEALAQIKGIFVPVVTPFNRRGDIDEAGFRTNVRRYVEQGFDGILIAGSTGEGPYLTERERMRLVEMARPLIPAPQVLMVGTGVETTRETIQLSREAVKRGADALLVLTPGYFKNRMDSAALTAHFTTVADSVGRPVLIYSIPQFTGINIDPETIARLSRHDNIAGLKESSGKMEFLREILKKSKAGFRVLAGSALIMLDAFQAGAAGAVLGPANYIPDLCLQIYRLYLQGDLENARKLQQSILSLVQEVNVRAGIPGIKYALDFCGYRGGKPRSPLLPLSPAEERKVASALRGVGIRPRRPRAA, encoded by the coding sequence ATGACAAGTAAAGAGGCTCTCGCTCAGATTAAGGGAATTTTTGTCCCTGTTGTGACGCCGTTTAATCGGCGCGGAGATATTGACGAGGCGGGCTTCCGCACCAACGTGCGACGGTACGTGGAGCAGGGTTTTGACGGCATTCTAATAGCAGGGTCAACGGGAGAAGGTCCCTACCTGACCGAGCGCGAAAGGATGAGGTTGGTGGAAATGGCCCGGCCATTGATACCCGCCCCGCAGGTTTTGATGGTTGGGACTGGAGTTGAAACAACGCGCGAGACAATCCAACTGAGCAGGGAGGCCGTGAAACGCGGCGCAGACGCATTGCTCGTGCTGACGCCGGGCTATTTCAAGAACCGCATGGATTCCGCTGCCCTCACTGCGCACTTTACGACTGTGGCCGATTCGGTCGGACGGCCAGTCCTGATTTATTCCATCCCACAGTTTACGGGGATCAACATCGACCCGGAGACGATTGCCCGTCTTTCGCGCCACGACAATATTGCTGGGCTAAAGGAAAGTTCAGGAAAAATGGAGTTCTTGCGCGAGATCCTGAAGAAATCTAAAGCGGGTTTTCGAGTTCTGGCGGGCTCGGCGTTGATCATGCTGGATGCCTTTCAGGCTGGGGCTGCGGGCGCTGTTTTGGGTCCGGCCAACTACATTCCGGACCTTTGTCTCCAAATCTACAGACTTTATCTCCAGGGCGATCTTGAAAATGCAAGGAAACTGCAGCAAAGCATCTTGTCGCTAGTGCAGGAAGTGAACGTTCGTGCCGGAATCCCAGGAATTAAATACGCTCTCGACTTTTGCGGGTACCGGGGCGGAAAACCACGTAGCCCTCTGCTGCCATTAAGTCCTGCCGAAGAACGGAAGGTCGCTTCGGCTCTGAGGGGGGTTGGCATTCGTCCAAGGCGGCCCCGGGCTGCCTGA
- the carB gene encoding carbamoyl-phosphate synthase large subunit, whose protein sequence is MPKRTDIHKVLIIGSGPIVIGQACEFDYSGTQACKALKADGYEVVLVNSNPATIMTDPEFADRTYVEPLTTEYLEAIIARERPDAILPTVGGQTALNLAIELAEKGILDRYGVRLMGASPKAIKIAEDRLWFKDAMKKIGLDVPRSVLVNTVEAALKVSDQIGFPLILRPSFTLGGTGSGIAYNREELAERIRFGLDLSPVHEVLVEESVLGWKEFELEVMRDHADNAVVICSIENFDPMGVHTGDSITVAPAQTLTDKEYQIMRDAAFKVIRTVGVETGGSNIQFAVEPGTGRMVVIEMNPRVSRSSALASKATGFPIAKIAARLAMGYRLDELPNDITKKTPCCFEPTLDYVVVKIPKWAQEKFPESDPRLGTQMKSVGEVMAIGRTFKEAFMKGIRSLETGRKPPKPPSDRDDILRRVSIPNPERVWDLLYAFNAGESVETLAEITQIDPWFLDQVRQMVVMQNELKRFDMKSVPASVLREAKRLGFSDIHLGELWGVSGPEVRQKRLQESIRPVFKRVDTCSAEFESFTPYLYSTYEDEDESEPTDRKKIMILGSGPNRIGQGIEFDYCCVHASYALKEQGYETIMVNCNPETVSTDYDTSDRLYFEPLTFEDVMSIVEAEHPVGVIVQFGGQTPLNLSRHLKAAGVPIIGTSPESINLAEDRKYFGKLLRDMEIPQPENGTAMSVKEALEVAKRIGYPVLVRPSYVLGGRAMVIAYDHKVLANYVGRAEELEGAFPILIDRFLENATEVDVDALSDGTDVVIAGIMEHIEEAGIHSGDSSCVLPSVNIPEETRRTLIDYTTKLARELRVIGLMNTQYAIQNGKVHVLEVNPRASRTVPYVSKATGVPLAKIAARLMVGEKLNLFNLEPELPVHYFYVKSPVFPFQKFPGVDSVLGPEMKSTGEVMGCADGFGLAFAKAQLAAGQKIPLKGTVFISVNDHDKPHAVSLARDLAALGFRLIATRGTAAAIRAARVKVEKVYKVEEGRPNVVDHIKNSSIDLIINTPLGRTSRYDEKAIRRAAIQHGVTCITTISAATAAVNGIRAQREQGIAVACLQELHLKDQTAAQSFGISKTLNAGG, encoded by the coding sequence ATGCCCAAACGTACTGACATCCACAAGGTTCTCATAATTGGTTCCGGGCCGATTGTAATCGGCCAGGCCTGTGAGTTCGACTATTCTGGCACGCAGGCTTGCAAAGCTCTCAAGGCCGACGGCTATGAGGTCGTGCTGGTCAACTCCAATCCAGCCACGATCATGACCGATCCGGAATTTGCCGACCGCACCTACGTCGAACCCCTGACAACTGAGTATCTGGAAGCCATCATTGCCCGTGAGCGTCCCGATGCCATCCTGCCCACGGTGGGCGGCCAGACCGCGTTGAACCTTGCTATCGAACTGGCGGAAAAAGGCATTCTTGACCGCTACGGCGTCCGGCTGATGGGCGCTTCGCCTAAGGCCATAAAGATCGCTGAAGACCGGCTCTGGTTTAAGGACGCAATGAAGAAGATCGGCCTTGACGTCCCACGGAGCGTGCTGGTCAACACGGTAGAAGCGGCGCTGAAGGTTTCTGATCAAATAGGTTTCCCACTGATTCTTCGGCCGTCATTTACCCTGGGTGGGACGGGCTCCGGCATCGCATATAACCGCGAAGAGCTGGCCGAACGCATCCGATTTGGGCTTGACCTGAGCCCAGTCCACGAAGTGCTGGTGGAAGAATCCGTTCTGGGCTGGAAAGAATTCGAGCTGGAAGTCATGCGCGACCACGCGGACAACGCTGTCGTGATCTGCAGCATTGAGAATTTTGATCCCATGGGAGTCCATACGGGTGATTCCATCACCGTGGCGCCTGCGCAGACCCTCACCGACAAGGAATACCAGATTATGCGCGACGCCGCGTTTAAGGTAATCCGCACTGTAGGTGTCGAGACCGGAGGCTCCAATATTCAATTTGCGGTTGAGCCCGGAACAGGACGCATGGTGGTGATTGAAATGAACCCCCGCGTTTCGCGCAGCTCGGCGTTGGCCTCAAAGGCCACGGGATTTCCCATTGCCAAAATTGCGGCACGCCTCGCCATGGGTTACCGGCTGGACGAACTTCCTAATGACATTACCAAGAAAACCCCTTGCTGCTTCGAGCCCACGCTCGATTACGTCGTAGTGAAAATCCCCAAGTGGGCGCAGGAAAAGTTCCCGGAATCCGACCCCAGGTTGGGCACGCAGATGAAGTCCGTTGGGGAAGTCATGGCGATCGGGCGGACTTTCAAAGAAGCCTTCATGAAGGGTATTCGGTCGCTTGAAACGGGCCGCAAACCTCCCAAGCCACCGTCCGACCGCGACGATATCCTCCGTCGAGTTTCCATCCCGAATCCCGAGCGTGTGTGGGACCTGCTATATGCCTTTAACGCAGGCGAGAGCGTCGAGACGCTTGCCGAAATTACCCAGATCGATCCCTGGTTCCTTGACCAGGTCCGCCAGATGGTGGTGATGCAAAATGAGCTCAAGCGGTTTGACATGAAGAGTGTGCCTGCAAGTGTGCTGCGCGAAGCAAAACGGCTGGGCTTCTCAGATATTCACTTAGGCGAATTGTGGGGAGTAAGCGGACCTGAGGTTCGTCAAAAACGGCTCCAGGAGAGTATCCGACCCGTCTTCAAGCGTGTTGACACCTGTTCAGCAGAGTTTGAATCCTTTACGCCATATCTCTATTCAACCTACGAAGACGAGGATGAATCGGAGCCAACCGACCGCAAGAAGATCATGATTCTTGGCAGTGGCCCCAACCGCATTGGGCAGGGAATCGAGTTCGACTACTGTTGCGTTCACGCGTCTTACGCGCTGAAGGAACAGGGCTACGAGACGATCATGGTGAACTGTAACCCCGAAACCGTCTCGACCGATTACGACACTTCAGACCGGCTCTATTTTGAGCCGCTGACCTTTGAAGACGTCATGTCGATTGTCGAAGCAGAACACCCGGTCGGTGTCATTGTCCAGTTTGGCGGCCAAACGCCCCTGAACCTATCGCGCCATCTCAAGGCGGCAGGCGTTCCGATTATTGGCACCTCGCCGGAATCCATCAATCTGGCTGAAGATCGCAAATATTTTGGAAAACTGCTCAGAGACATGGAGATCCCACAGCCTGAAAACGGAACCGCCATGAGTGTGAAAGAGGCGCTCGAGGTTGCCAAGCGGATTGGCTATCCAGTTCTCGTTCGGCCATCGTACGTGCTGGGTGGGCGCGCCATGGTGATAGCCTACGACCATAAGGTGCTGGCGAATTATGTGGGCCGCGCGGAGGAACTTGAGGGTGCGTTCCCGATCCTGATAGACCGTTTCCTCGAGAACGCCACCGAGGTTGACGTTGACGCTCTATCGGATGGAACCGACGTGGTGATCGCGGGCATTATGGAACACATTGAGGAGGCCGGCATCCATTCGGGTGACAGTTCCTGCGTGTTGCCCTCCGTGAACATTCCGGAAGAAACCCGCCGTACGCTCATTGACTATACGACCAAGCTGGCTCGCGAACTGAGGGTTATCGGACTGATGAACACGCAGTACGCCATCCAGAACGGAAAGGTTCACGTGTTGGAAGTGAACCCCCGGGCATCGAGGACAGTGCCATATGTGAGCAAGGCGACCGGCGTGCCTCTGGCCAAAATTGCAGCGCGGCTGATGGTAGGCGAAAAGCTGAATTTGTTCAACCTCGAACCTGAACTTCCTGTCCACTACTTTTATGTAAAGTCTCCCGTGTTTCCGTTCCAGAAGTTTCCTGGAGTCGACTCGGTGCTGGGGCCGGAGATGAAATCGACCGGCGAAGTAATGGGCTGCGCAGACGGCTTCGGCCTGGCCTTCGCCAAAGCCCAGCTTGCCGCCGGCCAAAAGATCCCGCTAAAAGGCACTGTCTTTATTTCAGTCAATGACCACGACAAGCCCCACGCCGTCAGCCTGGCGCGCGACCTTGCCGCCCTGGGCTTCAGGCTGATCGCGACCAGGGGAACCGCCGCGGCCATCCGTGCGGCTAGAGTCAAGGTAGAGAAGGTCTATAAGGTGGAAGAGGGGCGGCCGAATGTGGTCGACCATATTAAGAATTCTTCCATTGACCTGATCATTAATACCCCTCTTGGCCGCACTTCGCGGTACGATGAAAAAGCCATCCGCCGCGCGGCAATCCAGCACGGAGTGACCTGTATTACCACTATTTCCGCGGCGACGGCCGCTGTGAACGGCATCCGCGCCCAGCGCGAACAGGGCATTGCAGTCGCCTGTCTCCAGGAGCTCCATCTGAAGGATCAGACGGCGGCACAGAGCTTCGGCATCAGTAAAACCCTCAACGCAGGTGGCTGA
- the carA gene encoding carbamoyl-phosphate synthase small subunit, whose amino-acid sequence MQAILALEDGKIFRGRGYGAPGERFGELVFNTSLSGYQEILTDPSYAGQIVCLTYPHIGNYGTNPLDSEASSPFAEGLVVRELAQLASNWRSVESASEFLADFGIPVISDIDTRALVRHLRTHGSMRAVLSTVDFDEQSLLRKVKESPTMVGLDLASRVTTSARYGWSEPSIDIYQEEAAKEGKFPRHVVAYDFGIKHNILRRLVDSGCKVTVIPATTSATEVLALRPDGVFLSNGPGDPEPVDYGVRNIRDLMGRVPIFGICLGHQLIGLALGGRTYKLKFGHHGGNHPVINLETNKVEITAHNHGFAVDPDSLNDSDVILTHRNLNDNTLEGLRHRSLPLFTVQYHPEASPGPHDSAYLFDQFVKLMEEFRELKG is encoded by the coding sequence ATGCAGGCGATTCTCGCTTTAGAGGACGGGAAAATTTTTCGTGGGCGCGGATATGGCGCCCCAGGCGAACGTTTTGGGGAATTAGTTTTTAATACCTCCCTTTCGGGTTATCAGGAAATCCTGACCGATCCCTCCTACGCCGGCCAGATTGTCTGCCTCACGTATCCGCATATCGGCAATTACGGGACTAATCCGCTGGATTCAGAAGCGTCTTCTCCTTTTGCGGAAGGGCTTGTGGTTCGTGAGCTTGCTCAACTTGCCAGCAATTGGCGGTCGGTTGAATCAGCTTCAGAGTTTCTTGCGGATTTTGGAATCCCAGTTATTTCCGACATTGACACACGCGCCCTGGTGCGCCACCTCCGCACTCATGGAAGCATGCGCGCCGTGTTGTCCACTGTCGATTTTGACGAGCAGAGTCTCCTCCGCAAGGTGAAAGAATCGCCTACCATGGTCGGCCTGGACCTCGCCAGCCGGGTGACGACTTCTGCGCGCTACGGCTGGAGCGAGCCTTCGATTGATATTTATCAGGAAGAAGCGGCAAAGGAAGGCAAATTCCCGCGGCACGTGGTGGCTTACGATTTTGGCATCAAGCACAACATTCTTCGTCGGCTGGTGGATTCCGGATGCAAGGTCACGGTTATCCCGGCGACTACTTCTGCCACGGAGGTGTTGGCGTTGAGACCCGACGGCGTCTTTCTCTCCAATGGGCCAGGCGACCCCGAACCCGTTGATTATGGGGTGCGGAACATCCGTGATCTGATGGGACGTGTCCCGATCTTTGGAATTTGCCTTGGACATCAGTTGATAGGGCTGGCGCTTGGCGGCAGGACATATAAGCTGAAGTTCGGGCACCACGGTGGTAACCATCCGGTGATCAACCTTGAGACCAATAAAGTAGAGATCACGGCGCACAATCACGGGTTTGCTGTGGACCCCGATTCGCTAAATGACAGCGACGTAATACTAACGCACCGCAATTTGAATGATAATACTCTCGAAGGGCTTCGCCACCGCTCATTGCCGCTTTTTACAGTGCAGTATCATCCGGAAGCATCGCCCGGCCCGCATGATTCGGCGTACCTGTTCGACCAGTTTGTGAAATTGATGGAAGAATTTAGAGAGTTGAAAGGATAG
- the lepB gene encoding signal peptidase I yields MQEAHIRDSCIPSVPVVRAGRLRAFFGRRYWLRDMVLSSLLAVTVLLLFYQPVQVEGNSMLPLLKNHERIIVNKFAYHVESIRRGDIIVFHYPLDPAESFIKRVVGLPGDWVSIRDGQVFVNGKRVSEPYILPAYMDYETCRSVHVAQNHYYVLGDHRDVSNDSRKWGGVARKFIYGKAVFAYWPLSDAGLLH; encoded by the coding sequence ATGCAGGAAGCGCATATTCGAGACAGTTGCATTCCCAGTGTGCCTGTTGTTCGTGCGGGCAGACTGCGAGCATTTTTTGGGAGGCGCTACTGGCTGCGAGATATGGTCCTTTCCTCGTTGCTGGCCGTGACTGTCCTTTTGCTTTTTTACCAGCCGGTACAGGTTGAAGGGAACAGCATGCTTCCGCTGCTGAAGAACCATGAGCGGATTATTGTCAACAAGTTTGCCTACCATGTTGAATCCATCCGACGTGGCGACATTATCGTGTTCCACTACCCGCTGGATCCTGCTGAATCCTTTATTAAGCGGGTTGTCGGGCTGCCAGGGGACTGGGTGAGCATCAGAGACGGCCAGGTTTTTGTTAATGGCAAGCGAGTGAGCGAGCCTTATATCCTGCCGGCCTATATGGACTACGAGACGTGCCGTTCCGTCCATGTGGCTCAGAACCACTATTACGTGCTGGGTGATCATCGGGATGTATCAAACGACAGCCGCAAGTGGGGAGGGGTTGCACGGAAATTCATCTACGGGAAGGCAGTCTTTGCCTATTGGCCTCTCAGTGACGCGGGCTTGTTGCATTAG